The sequence below is a genomic window from Henriciella marina DSM 19595.
AGGTCTATGTCGATGGCGCGCTCATGTTTGACCTCGACCGTCCCGACTTTACGCCCGTTACTGATTTCGAACTCGGCCAGCCCGGTGAAGGAGACGTGAAATGATCCGCAAGATTGCAGCCATCGCCGCCTCCACGTCGGTTCTCGCCCTTTCTGCGGCCGCGCAGAACCTCGTCATCCAGAATGCCAACCTCTTTGACGGCGAAACGGTTCGTGAAAATGCCACGCTCGTCATCCGCGATGGGCTGGTTGTCGCCTGGGCCGATGAGGATAATGTGCCGTCCGGCCTCGATACGGTCGATGCCGATGGCGCCTGGGTGACCCCTGGCATCTTCAGCTCGTTTACCCGAACGGGTATCGTCGAAGTCGGTGCAGAGGACTCCACAAACGACACGGCGGCGGCGCAGTCTGGGTTCAGCGCATCTCTCGACATGAGCGATGCGTTCAATCCGGCATCCACCGTCATCGATGTCACGCGCATTGAAGGGGTGACCCACATGGCCGTGGCGCCCAGCCTCGGTTCCTCCCTTTTCGGCGGGCAAGGCTTCATCGCGACCACGACAGGTGAGCCAGGCTCCATCGTCAAGGAACGCGCATTCACCTTCGTAAATCTTGGTGAAGGCGGCGCGGGTCTGGCAGGCGGGTCTCGCCCGGCGGCATGGGCGACCTTCCGCGCAGCGCTCGGCGATGCACGCGCGTTCCCGGCGCGCTATATCGCAAGCCAGGAAGGCGATGTCTTGAGCCGTCTTGATGCTCAAGCCCTCGCCCGGGCCGCACGGGGCGAGCAGCTGCTGTTGATCTCGGCCAGCC
It includes:
- a CDS encoding amidohydrolase family protein translates to MIRKIAAIAASTSVLALSAAAQNLVIQNANLFDGETVRENATLVIRDGLVVAWADEDNVPSGLDTVDADGAWVTPGIFSSFTRTGIVEVGAEDSTNDTAAAQSGFSASLDMSDAFNPASTVIDVTRIEGVTHMAVAPSLGSSLFGGQGFIATTTGEPGSIVKERAFTFVNLGEGGAGLAGGSRPAAWATFRAALGDARAFPARYIASQEGDVLSRLDAQALARAARGEQLLLISASRESDLRQIIALKQDNPNLEIVIVGAQEGWMAADALADADIPVIIDPYDNLPSSFAQLGATQQNAARLIDAGVTTAFAYFDDNSHQTRLVLQSAGNAVGSGVDHTDALRAVTSVPADIFGIEGAGRLTTGSAGDIVIWDGDPLDVRSAPVRVYIDGEEQSMESRQTKLRDRYINLDESERPLAYRR